A single region of the Elizabethkingia sp. JS20170427COW genome encodes:
- a CDS encoding CatA-like O-acetyltransferase translates to MDSPYVGLTANVKCTATLNKSKAEKLSFFALYMHAAMKALNHIPELRYRIIEDEVYELETIHCGTTIGRKDTTFAFARFDYDEDFEIFYQNLKAEVSEVENSKGLRKNVEKGKVDLVRCTTVPWVSFTAILHPTRFNTGDSIPKLSFGKYFWQDGECWLPVSIEANHGLVDGFHLGKFYQLLEKYLAL, encoded by the coding sequence ATGGACAGTCCTTATGTTGGGCTAACAGCTAATGTTAAATGTACAGCAACTTTAAATAAGTCTAAGGCTGAAAAGTTGTCTTTTTTTGCTTTGTATATGCACGCAGCAATGAAGGCTTTAAATCATATACCTGAATTAAGATACAGAATTATTGAAGATGAGGTTTATGAGTTAGAGACCATACATTGTGGGACAACTATAGGAAGAAAGGATACTACATTTGCTTTCGCTAGGTTTGATTATGATGAGGATTTTGAAATCTTTTACCAAAATTTAAAAGCAGAGGTATCTGAAGTTGAAAATAGCAAAGGATTAAGAAAAAATGTAGAAAAAGGGAAGGTAGATTTGGTTCGTTGTACTACAGTACCATGGGTTAGTTTTACGGCTATCTTACATCCTACTCGTTTTAATACAGGAGATAGTATCCCTAAGTTATCTTTTGGGAAATATTTTTGGCAAGATGGTGAGTGTTGGCTTCCTGTTTCTATAGAAGCTAATCATGGATTGGTAGATGGTTTCCATTTAGGAAAATTTTATCAGTTGTTGGAGAAGTATTTAGCACTTTAA